The sequence below is a genomic window from Agrobacterium tumefaciens.
GTCCGGTCAATTTCCACAAAGCCGAATTTGGCGTAAAATGCTACGACCTTTTCGTTATACTGATTAACGCCTAGATGGACGCCTCTTACGTCAGACCTCGTTAAAGAATCCAGTTGATGTCGCAGCAGCGACGACCCATGGCCGCCATTTTGGATCTCAGGCAGAAGATTGATATGCAGATGGGCGGGGTAGGGCCGTGTGACCTCAGCCGGGGTCTTTCTTGCGCTTCGAATATAGGAAAGAACGTTCTCATCCTCTACTGTCCGTGTTTCGAAATCGCGGAGCTCTTCCTGCAAGGACGGCCACCATGCGGCCTCGAGCCAATTTTCATAGGCAATCGTATCGGGTGCGGCGACACAGTAGCCCATGACGACGTCATCCTTCGTCAGCACGAATGCAGTTTCTGCGCAGAAGCGGACATAGGGCAGCGCCCATAAGAGTCCGGGAAGTCTCGGGTCAGAGTAGTATTGTGATCCGTCTTTGCCTCGATCCGAAGTGCGCACACATATGTCGAGGATCGCCGTCTCATCGGACGGTCGGGCGTTGCGGATGATAACGGATGATAAAGACGCTGGCATGGTCATAATCGCGGCCTCAGGCAGCCACATGAGGGGTGCGAAGCGCGTCATCGAAGCGCTGCCAGGTTTCAGCAAGCTCGATGGTGCGCCGGACACGGCGTGCCTCATCGATCTTGATCGCGACGAGCCCCGCTTCCAAGGCTGAGACGATATTGACGGGCAGGGGAGAGGCCTCGGTCAGATGCCTGTAGATATCCGAGGCCATCTGATCATCTGCGCCATAGTGATCGCTTTCGTGCCCCTCGTAACGCCGCTCGACTAGCTTTTCGCCTGTTATTGCAGAGTGCACCTCGAAGCGATTGCGGATGAAATCGCCTTCGGCCATTCCCTTGCTACCGATCACGCAGAAGCGGCGAAACTGATCTGGAACGTTGAGATTGGTATGAAACGTCATCGTCGCCCCGCCATTATATTCGATAATCGCGGTCTGATAGTCGATAATATCGCCGTCACTCTCAAACACCGCGCCACCCTCTAGCCAGCCGCTCGGCTTTTTATAGAATTCCCGCTGTTGAAACGCGGAGAACTGATCCGGTTTGTTTTCCGCGATAAACGACTTTCGGCCGCCGAAGCTGGCAACGGCCATCGCCCGCTGCCCAACAACGCTGCCATAGAGGTCGAGATCGTGGCAGCATTTCTCCAAGATAAACGGCCCGGCATAGCGCGTATGCCGTCGCCAGTCCCGCATGAAGAATGCTCCGTGGTAGGGTGCGATATGCTCGGATGCCTCAATCGACGTGATGGCGCCGATTTGGCCTTGCGTCTGCGCTGCGCGCAGATCCCGATAAAGGTCAGAGTACCGCAGAACGAGCCCCACGATAACGCTTTCATCGCCATATTCGGCAAGCAAACGCGCCATCGTCATCGTCTGGTTTTCGTCGATCACCACCGGTTTCTCCGTGAAAACCCGCACGCCTGCGCGCAATCCCGCGGTGATATGTTCCAGATGGAAAAGATTGGGCGAACCGACCATAAGAAGATCCGGCTTCGTCTGCGTCAGCATAGCCTCGATGGTTTCGAAACGTCGCGGCGCCGCCATGCCTGCCGACTGAATGGCTGGAAGGCCAGCAGGCTGCGGGTCCATCAAGCCGACAATTTCCAGTTCAGGGCAGGCCTTGCGGAAGGAGGCAATGACATTGGCAAGCAGAAAGCCGAGCCCGGCAATTGCGATTTTCATGTTTTGGTCCTGTCGGCAAGAGTCATGTAAATCAGGATGACGTGTCGTCATCCGTTGGCGCGCCTGCGACCCGATCGAAGCGTCTTTCGAAATCGATCGTCTGGCTGCGTCCGCGCATGGATGAGAGGCGCCTGAAGTCTGGGCTGCCATGGGCAATCACAGGTAGCATGGCAGCGCCGATCGCGGCGGCCTCCGGCCCTAGAGCGCCAGCACACAGCCGGGGAATTTCGCGGTGGCTTCGGGCGCTGACTGACGGCAAAAGGGGATAGGCCCGGTCGATGAGGGAATTGATGAGCGCTGGTGGAAAGTGCCCTCCAACCACGATGGTCTGCGGGTCCATGATGTTTTCAAGCAGCGACACCAGCAACCGCAGGCGCTTCGAATTGAGATCGAGCCATCGCATCAGAATACTGTCGCGTTGAGCGTAAAGTTTCTCCAATGCCCCAGGCCGCGCAATCTCCCTGCTTTCGCACGACAGCATCGCTGCAAGCTCGTCGATCGAAAACGGTGTCTGTTTCCCCGCATCTGGATTGGCAAGTTCCGCCGGCCATGTCAGGAGACCGATTTCTCCGGCATTGTTCCAAAATCCCTGGAGCGGCATGCTGTCATTGATAATGCCTGCCCCAAGTCCGTGCCCGACGAAAATATGGACGTAGTGGCTCAGTCCTCCCGCACTTCCCACCCTCAGTTCGGCAACTGCTGCGGCTGTGGCGTCATTCTCGATAATGGTGGGAAGGCCACATGCATCTTCGATGGCTTCCGCCACCGGCATACGGCTCCACGCATCCCAACCCGGCGGGCCGACGGGATGTTCGAATTCCGCCTCCTGCAATGTGGGCATCGCGATGCCGATGCCCCAGGCGGGACGATCCACCGTAACCGACCGCAGACGCTGTGTCATATCGGCGATGGCACGGATGGTGTCGGATGGATCTTCGAGCGATGCGGATGCGGTTTCGCGACCCAACTCCTGCCCCGCCAGATCGCAGACGATGCCCAGAAGCCCGTCGCGATC
It includes:
- a CDS encoding GNAT family N-acetyltransferase gives rise to the protein MTRFAPLMWLPEAAIMTMPASLSSVIIRNARPSDETAILDICVRTSDRGKDGSQYYSDPRLPGLLWALPYVRFCAETAFVLTKDDVVMGYCVAAPDTIAYENWLEAAWWPSLQEELRDFETRTVEDENVLSYIRSARKTPAEVTRPYPAHLHINLLPEIQNGGHGSSLLRHQLDSLTRSDVRGVHLGVNQYNEKVVAFYAKFGFVEIDRTPSIVMAKRLIE
- a CDS encoding ROK family protein produces the protein MSLMGSNHTYSGRYNRRLVFDLIRSGNGISRRDLVYVTGLKPQTMSNICKDLIDRSVVVETIQQEGARGAPQKKMWVRADAGCCLGIHVDRDGLLGIVCDLAGQELGRETASASLEDPSDTIRAIADMTQRLRSVTVDRPAWGIGIAMPTLQEAEFEHPVGPPGWDAWSRMPVAEAIEDACGLPTIIENDATAAAVAELRVGSAGGLSHYVHIFVGHGLGAGIINDSMPLQGFWNNAGEIGLLTWPAELANPDAGKQTPFSIDELAAMLSCESREIARPGALEKLYAQRDSILMRWLDLNSKRLRLLVSLLENIMDPQTIVVGGHFPPALINSLIDRAYPLLPSVSARSHREIPRLCAGALGPEAAAIGAAMLPVIAHGSPDFRRLSSMRGRSQTIDFERRFDRVAGAPTDDDTSS
- a CDS encoding Gfo/Idh/MocA family protein, with the protein product MKIAIAGLGFLLANVIASFRKACPELEIVGLMDPQPAGLPAIQSAGMAAPRRFETIEAMLTQTKPDLLMVGSPNLFHLEHITAGLRAGVRVFTEKPVVIDENQTMTMARLLAEYGDESVIVGLVLRYSDLYRDLRAAQTQGQIGAITSIEASEHIAPYHGAFFMRDWRRHTRYAGPFILEKCCHDLDLYGSVVGQRAMAVASFGGRKSFIAENKPDQFSAFQQREFYKKPSGWLEGGAVFESDGDIIDYQTAIIEYNGGATMTFHTNLNVPDQFRRFCVIGSKGMAEGDFIRNRFEVHSAITGEKLVERRYEGHESDHYGADDQMASDIYRHLTEASPLPVNIVSALEAGLVAIKIDEARRVRRTIELAETWQRFDDALRTPHVAA